One genomic segment of Salmo trutta chromosome 8, fSalTru1.1, whole genome shotgun sequence includes these proteins:
- the LOC115198923 gene encoding LOW QUALITY PROTEIN: RAD51-associated protein 1-like (The sequence of the model RefSeq protein was modified relative to this genomic sequence to represent the inferred CDS: deleted 1 base in 1 codon) translates to MATFMIRSVKYLSNNIILTIAKSKKTDMERPSRKTKLVNYSDFQELDDDDDFASVKAPPSKKAKESVKEPAQEKSKKPSNKTSSQETGSQPIGHKDRKPLDEKLYDRDLEAALTLSLLKTTEINEEQCSYNPERCVKNQPQKDGENLDPSLRLSNCSVDVNHLGLDQITNDRGSPCAPSRQRKAASKATEQQRSMLKDGDEDYNPKGTPDSESDADFSDPAESGDDDEFTIKKPEKKKKNTKEKTAKKEQPKAKPQAASKEEKQPSKPSKTKPHLTGTPSLKTPTLGRSPTAKPASVPKRSPAASPVSRPAVSGRPAVSGSPAGGRIPKWNPPGHVGRSPGSSQSAPVKSPGQGLRLGLSRMVRVKPLHPSVASH, encoded by the exons ATGGCTACTTTTATGATACGATCAGTAAAATATTTGAGCAATAATATAATTTTGACCATCGCTAAA TCAAAGAAAACTGATATGGAGCGACCATCGAG GAAGACAAAGCTTGTAAATTATTCCGATTTCCAGGAATTGGATGATG ATGATGATTTTGCCTCTGTGAAAGCACCACCCAGCAAAAAAGCCAAGGAGAGTGTGAAAGAACCAGCACAGGAGAAAAGCAAGAAACCCTCAAACAAGACCTCCAGTCAAGAGACTGGCTCACAGCCCATAGGCCACAAGGACAG GAAACCATTGGATGAGAAGCTGTATGACAGAGATTTGGAAGCAGCTCTTACTTTGTCGTTGCTTAAAACCACCGAGATAAATGAGGAACAATGTTCTTATAATCCAG AAAGATGTGTCAAGAATCAACCGCAAAAAGATGGTGAAAATCTGGATCCATCATTACGCCTTTCTAACTGCAGTGTGGACGTCAACCATTTGG GCCTTGACCAGATCACGAATGATCGGGGATCCCCTTGCGCCCCCTCCAGACAGAGGAAGGCAGCCTCCAAGGCGACAGAGCAGCAAAGGAGCATGCTGAAGGATGGCGATGAGGACTACAATCCCAAAGGGACACCAG ATTCAGAGAGTGATGCTGATTTCAGTGATCCAGCTGaaagtggtgatgatgatgagttcACAATAAAGAAACCagagaaaaagaagaaaaacacAAAAGAGAAGACAGCCAAGAAGGAGCAACCAAAAGCTAAACCTCAGGCGGCCTCAAAGGAAGAAAAGCAGCCTTCAAAACCATCAAAAACCAAACCACATTTGACAG GGACTCCCAGTCTAAAAACTCCCACCTTAGGTAGAAGTCCAACTGCCAAGCCTGCTTCCGTGCCCAAGAGGTCTCCTGCCGCTTCTCCTGTCTCCAGACCTGCAGTCTCTGGCAGACCTGCAGTCTCTGGTAGTCCAGCAGGGGGCAGAATACCCAAGTGGAATCCTCCAG GTCATGTTGGAAGAAGTCCCGGCTCATCACAGAGTGCCCCAGTGAAGTCTCCAGGGCAGGGTCTAAGACTTGGACTGTCTCGCATGGTGCGGGTTAAACCCCTACACCCCAGTGTTGCTAGTCACTGA